The following are encoded together in the Actinoplanes sp. N902-109 genome:
- a CDS encoding MFS transporter, which produces MTGPTVLICAMIATSQLTWGAVVPVLPLFLDRYGMSGALLGTVVTAFGAGRVLANIPAGLALRRLPTRAYLRTLMLALAVVTALTGPAHSAPTLIGMRLLAGILGGAAVTVGFAVLVAGAPAGRRGAVMATATVVQLSAAAAGSVLGGAVVGVVGPAWTFPIAALPVLACLLWDTVRPATPYWSSTPAGPRELAAPARAMAWPGGRGGLLAALCGLSFATFFARFAGEQGLVPVLAYDSGGLTPLTLGLATAAGTLVSLAAMPVVGRWADAGARAVLLVPAGLAAGLGLLVLPLLHLPVGFAAAIVVYSLGTGVVGVLPGVITGEAYPAEAAGAVVGLTRTAGDVGAAAGPVTVFAVAGLAGNRAACALLALLVVLAVAALVATLRRAPRKVEALPVEAVT; this is translated from the coding sequence ATGACCGGCCCGACGGTGCTGATCTGCGCCATGATCGCCACGTCGCAGCTGACGTGGGGCGCGGTGGTGCCGGTCCTCCCGCTCTTCCTCGACCGGTACGGGATGAGCGGCGCCCTGCTCGGCACCGTGGTGACCGCGTTCGGGGCCGGCCGGGTGCTGGCCAACATCCCGGCCGGGCTGGCGCTGCGCCGGCTGCCCACCCGGGCGTACCTGCGCACCCTGATGCTCGCCCTGGCCGTGGTCACCGCGCTGACCGGGCCGGCCCACTCGGCGCCCACGCTGATCGGGATGCGGCTGCTGGCCGGCATCCTGGGCGGGGCGGCGGTGACCGTCGGCTTCGCGGTGCTGGTCGCGGGCGCCCCCGCCGGGCGGCGCGGCGCGGTGATGGCCACGGCGACCGTGGTGCAGCTGTCCGCGGCCGCCGCGGGCTCGGTGCTCGGCGGTGCGGTCGTCGGCGTGGTCGGGCCGGCCTGGACGTTCCCGATCGCGGCGCTGCCGGTGCTGGCCTGCCTGCTGTGGGACACCGTACGACCGGCGACGCCGTACTGGTCGTCGACGCCGGCCGGTCCGCGGGAACTGGCCGCACCGGCTCGGGCGATGGCGTGGCCGGGCGGGCGGGGCGGGCTGCTGGCCGCGCTGTGCGGGCTGTCGTTCGCGACGTTCTTCGCCCGGTTCGCCGGGGAGCAGGGGCTGGTGCCGGTGCTGGCCTACGACTCCGGCGGGCTCACCCCGCTGACGCTGGGGCTGGCCACCGCGGCCGGCACGCTGGTCAGCCTGGCCGCGATGCCGGTGGTGGGACGCTGGGCCGACGCCGGGGCGCGGGCGGTGCTGCTGGTGCCGGCCGGGCTCGCCGCCGGGCTGGGGCTGCTGGTCCTGCCGCTGCTGCACCTGCCGGTGGGCTTCGCGGCGGCGATCGTCGTCTATTCGCTCGGCACCGGCGTGGTGGGCGTGCTGCCGGGCGTGATCACCGGTGAGGCGTACCCGGCGGAGGCGGCCGGGGCCGTCGTCGGGCTGACCCGCACCGCCGGCGACGTGGGGGCCGCCGCCGGGCCGGTCACCGTGTTCGCCGTGGCCGGGCTCGCCGGCAACCGGGCGGCCTGCGCGCTGCTCGCCCTGCTCGTCGTGCTCGCCGTCGCC
- a CDS encoding NtaA/DmoA family FMN-dependent monooxygenase (This protein belongs to a clade of FMN-dependent monooxygenases, within a broader family of flavin-dependent oxidoreductases, the luciferase-like monooxygenase (LMM) family, some of whose members use coenzyme F420 rather than FMN.): MSGMHLALDLSFTHTEGRWARTGSWVGVDFPDVRMYLELARTAERAGIDLLFFGDGTGIPGTWRGSIDAAVEWGIQWPRHDMSPVIAAMSTATTHIGFGLTYSSTFMHPFYVARLLNSLDHVTGGRIAFNVVTSTRGADAVNYGFDQLMEHDLRYERMEEFVDVCQALWTSVAPDAIVRDRATGRFADPAKVAPIDHDGRFFKVRGPLPSVPSPQVAPVLVQAGNSARGIAASARFADVVFGFGADVASQQRHRTMLDTALRANGRDPAAVGILWATQVIVGRTKDEAHSRRAEVLSFWNEEAVGAYLSHNAGVDFSRLPASFPLGELKRQAAQAQASPGGLIGTLLTEYGEDYEMSRTEFFEHGWTSATGMDHTLCGDPATVADALQENFAATGARGGYMLSSPLAMPGGYDDIAELLVPELRDRGVLAPRYPGRTLRENLAG, from the coding sequence ATGAGTGGCATGCACCTCGCCCTGGACCTGTCGTTCACGCACACCGAGGGGCGCTGGGCCCGTACCGGCTCGTGGGTGGGTGTGGACTTCCCGGACGTGCGGATGTACCTGGAGCTGGCCCGCACGGCCGAGCGCGCCGGCATCGACCTGCTGTTCTTCGGCGACGGCACCGGCATCCCCGGCACCTGGCGCGGCTCGATCGACGCGGCCGTGGAATGGGGCATCCAGTGGCCCCGGCACGACATGAGCCCGGTGATCGCCGCGATGTCCACCGCCACCACACACATCGGCTTCGGGCTGACCTACTCCTCGACGTTCATGCACCCGTTCTACGTGGCCCGGCTGCTCAACTCGCTGGACCACGTCACCGGGGGCCGGATCGCGTTCAACGTGGTCACCTCGACCCGCGGGGCGGACGCCGTGAACTACGGCTTCGACCAGCTCATGGAGCATGATCTGCGGTACGAGCGGATGGAGGAGTTCGTCGACGTCTGCCAGGCGTTGTGGACCTCGGTCGCCCCGGACGCGATCGTGCGGGACCGGGCCACCGGCCGCTTCGCCGACCCGGCGAAGGTGGCGCCGATCGACCACGACGGCCGCTTCTTCAAGGTGCGCGGGCCGCTGCCCAGCGTGCCGAGCCCGCAGGTCGCCCCGGTGCTGGTGCAGGCGGGCAACTCAGCGCGCGGGATCGCCGCCTCGGCGCGCTTCGCCGATGTGGTGTTCGGCTTCGGCGCCGACGTCGCCTCGCAGCAGCGGCACCGCACGATGCTCGACACGGCGTTGCGGGCCAACGGGCGTGACCCGGCCGCGGTCGGCATCCTCTGGGCCACCCAGGTGATCGTCGGGCGCACCAAGGACGAGGCCCACTCCCGGCGCGCCGAGGTGCTCAGCTTCTGGAACGAGGAGGCCGTGGGCGCGTACCTGTCGCACAACGCCGGTGTCGACTTCTCCCGGCTGCCCGCGAGTTTCCCGCTGGGCGAGCTCAAACGGCAGGCCGCGCAGGCCCAGGCCTCCCCCGGCGGACTGATCGGCACGCTGCTCACCGAGTACGGCGAGGACTACGAGATGAGCCGCACCGAGTTCTTCGAGCACGGCTGGACCAGCGCCACCGGCATGGACCACACGCTGTGCGGCGACCCGGCGACGGTGGCCGACGCGCTGCAGGAGAACTTCGCCGCCACCGGTGCCCGCGGCGGTTACATGCTGTCCAGCCCGCTGGCCATGCCGGGCGGCTACGACGACATCGCCGAGCTGCTGGTGCCCGAGCTGCGCGACCGCGGCGTGCTGGCCCCGCGCTACCCCGGCCGCACCCTGCGCGAGAACCTCGCCGGATGA
- a CDS encoding cysteine hydrolase family protein produces MRQQQLATLPPRPGLVVVDVQRSFADPAWIAGYGPDLDAVARAVDRTGALVGAARDAGVPVIWVELGTDPARPWRAGKWLRGGDPDAPYGPDEPCLLGTPGAEWYGMAPQDDEIRVVKRGYSGFLGTGLEQELRTAGIGWLAVCGLTTECCVAATAHDAFQLDWPVLLPRDAVAAYDPDVHDAALAELALNAAVLTDTAELAALFAKEGTA; encoded by the coding sequence ATGAGACAGCAGCAACTCGCCACGCTGCCGCCGCGGCCCGGGCTGGTCGTGGTGGACGTGCAGCGCTCGTTCGCCGACCCGGCCTGGATCGCCGGCTACGGGCCGGACCTCGACGCGGTCGCCCGGGCCGTCGACCGGACCGGGGCGCTGGTCGGCGCGGCCCGCGACGCCGGGGTGCCGGTGATCTGGGTGGAGCTGGGCACCGACCCGGCCCGGCCGTGGCGGGCCGGCAAGTGGCTGCGCGGCGGCGACCCGGACGCGCCGTACGGCCCGGACGAGCCGTGCCTGCTGGGCACCCCGGGCGCCGAGTGGTACGGCATGGCCCCGCAGGACGACGAGATCCGCGTGGTCAAGCGGGGTTACAGCGGTTTCCTCGGCACCGGTCTCGAGCAGGAACTGCGCACGGCGGGCATCGGCTGGCTGGCGGTCTGCGGGCTGACCACCGAGTGCTGTGTGGCCGCGACCGCGCACGACGCCTTCCAGCTGGACTGGCCGGTGCTGCTGCCGCGGGACGCGGTGGCCGCGTACGACCCGGACGTCCACGACGCCGCCCTGGCCGAGCTGGCCCTCAACGCCGCCGTGCTCACCGACACCGCTGAGCTGGCCGCCCTCTTCGCGAAGGAGGGCACCGCATGA